The sequence tgtctctatgtaataacactaacagactgtctctatgtaataacactaacagactgtctctatgtaataacactaacagactgtctctatgtaataacactaacagactgtctctatgtaataacactaacagactgtctctatgtaataacactaacagactgtctctatgtaataacactaacagactgtctctatgtaacaacactaacagactgtctctatgtaataacactaacagactgtctctatgtaataacactaacagactgtctctatgtaataacactaacagactgtctctatgtaataacactaacagactgtctctatgtaacaacactaacagactgtctctatgtagtaacactaacagactgtctctatgtaataacactaacagactgtctctatgtaataacactaacagactgtctctatgtaacaacactaacagactgtctctatgtaacaacactaacagactgtctctatgtaataacactaacagactgtctctatgtaataacactaacagactgtcgCTATGTagtaacactaacagactgtctctatgtaataacactaacagactgtctctatgtaataacactaacagactgtctctatgtaataacactaacagactgtctctatgtaataacactaacagactgtctctatgtaataacactaacagactgtctctatgtagtaacactaacagactgtctctatgtaataacactaacagactgtctctatgtagtaacactaacagactgtctctatgtagtaacactaacagactgtctctatgtaataacactaacagactgtctctatgtaataacactaacagactgtctctatgtaataacactaacagactgtctctatgtaataacactaacagactgtctctatgtagtaacactaacagactgtctctatgtaataacactaacagactgtctctatgtaataacactaacagactgtctctatgtagtaacactaacagactgtctctatgtaataacactaacagactgtctctatgtaataacactaacagactgtctctatgtaataacactaacagactgtctctatctagtaacactaacagactgtctctatgtaataacactaacagactgtctctatgtaataacactaacagactgtctctatgtaataacactaacagactgtctctatgtagtaacactaacagactgtctctatgtaataacactaacagactgtctctatgtagtaacactaacagactgtctctatgtaataacactaacagactgtctctatgtaataacactaacagactgtctctatgtaataacactaacagactgtctctatctagtaacactaacagactgtctctatgtaataacactaacagactgtctctatgtaataacactaacagactgtctctatgtaataacactaacagactgtctctatgtaataacactaacagactgtctctatgtaataacactaacagactgtctctatgtaacaacactaacagactgtctctatgtaataacactaacagactgtctctatgtaacaacactaacagactgtctctatgtaataacactaacagactgtctctatgtaataacactaacagactgtctctatgtaataacactaacagactgtctctatgtaataacactaacagactgtctctatgtaataacactaacagactgtctctatgtaataacactaacagactgtctctatgtaataacactaacagactgtctctatgtagtaacactaacagactgtctctatgtagtaacactaacagactgtctctatgtaataacactaacagactgtctctatgtagtaacactaacagactgtctctatgtagtaacactaacagactgtctctatgtagtaacactaacagactgtctctatgtaataacactaacagactgtctctatgtaataacactaacagactgtctctatgtaataacactaacagactgtctctatgtaataacactaacagactgtctctatgtagtaacactaacagactgtctctatgtaacaacactaacagactgtctctatgtaataacactaacagactgtctctatgtaataacactaacagactgtctctatgtaataacactaacagactgtctctatgtagtaacactaacagactgtctctatgtaataacactaacagactgtctctatgtagtaacactaacagactgtctctatgtaataacactaacagactgtctctatgtaataacactaacagactgtctctatgtaataacactaacagactgtctctatgtaataacactaacagactgtctctatgtaataacactaacagactgtctctatgtaacaacactaacagactgtctctatgtaataacactaacagactgtctctatgtaataacactaacagactgtctctatgtaataacactaacagactgtctctatgtaataacactaacagactgtctctatgtagtaacactaacagactgtctctatgtaataacactaacagactgtctctatgtagtaacactaacagactgtctctatgtagtaacactaacagactgtctctatgtaataacactaacagactgtctctatgtaacaacactaacagactgtctctatgtaataacactaacagactgtctctatgtaataacactaacagactgtctctatgtaacaacactaacagactgtctctatgtaataacactaacagactgtctctatgtaataacactaacagactgtctctatgtaatgacactaacagactgtctctatgtaatgacactaacagactgtctctatgtagTAACAGACTGTTAAGTGACTGGGCATCAAAATAAGTCATCACAAAGTACACTGttcgaacacttaaacaacacaatgtaactccaagtcaatcacacttctgtgaaatcaaactgtccacttaggaagcaacactgattgacaatacatttcacatgctgttgtgcaaatggaatagacaacaggtggaaattataggcaattagcaagacactcccaataaaggagtggttctgcaggtggggaccacagaccacttctcagttcctatgcttcctggctgatgttttggtcacttttgaatgctggcggtgctttcactctagtggtagcatgagacggagtctacaacccacacaagtggctcaggtagtgcagctcatccaggatggcacatcaatgcgagctgtggcaagaaggtttgctgtgtctgtcagcgtagtgtccagagcatggaggcgctaccaggagacagaccagtacatcaggagacgtggaggaggccgtaggagggcaacaacccagcagcaggaccgctacctccgcctttgtgcaaggaggagcaggaggagcactgccagagccctgcaaaatgacctccagcaggccacaaatgtgcatgtgtctgctcaaacggtcagaaacagactccatgagggtggtatgagggcccgacgtccacaggtgggggttgtgcttacagcccaacaccgtgcaggacgtttggcatttgccagagaacaccaagattggcaagttcgccactggcgccctgtgctcttcacagatgaaagcaggttcacactgagcacgtgacagacgtgacagagtctggcgacgccgtggagaacgttctgctgcctgcaacatcctccagcatgaccggtttggcggtgggtcagtcatggtgtggggtggcatttctttggggggccgcacagccctccatgtgctcgccagaggtagcctgactgccattaggtaccgagatgagatcctcagaccccttgtgagaccatatgctggtgcggttggccctgggttcctcctaatgcaagacaatgctagacgtcATGTGGCTGGagcgtgtcagcagttcctgcaagaggaaggcattgatgctatggactggcccgcccgttccccagacctgaatccaattgagcacatctgggacatcatgtctcgctccatccaccaacgccacgttgcaccacagactgtccaggagttggcggatgctttagtccagctctgggaggagatccctcaggagaccatccgccacctcatcaggagcatgcccagacgttgtagggaggtcatacaggcacgtgaaggccacacacactactgagcctcattttgacttgttttaaggacattacatcaaagttggatcagcctgtagtgtggttttccactttaattttgagtgtgactccaaatccagacctccatgggttgataaattggatttccattgattatttttgtgtgattttgttgtcagcacattcaactatgtaaagaaaaaagtatttaataagattatttctttcattcagatctaggatgtgttgtttaagtgttccctttatttttttgagcattaTATTTGTATCCTTCATACAGTAAATGTGGGTACTAGGCAGTCTTGCATCTCAACAAGTTAACAATAAATCTCCTTGGCCTCTTTCTTTAATGTGTGTTTTTCCTGCCagcccctctcatcctccctttcCCTTAACGTAACTGTAGCGTATGGTTTCTGGAATCAGAGCATCAGGCCGGGAGCTCTGAATGACCGGCCAGAACAAAAACCAAGGCTTGTGACTTAGACGAGGGGGGGGGGCGAAATATCCTCCCTCCGCAATggttgtcccaaatgacaccctagatagtgcactacaaagTTGTTAGCATTGTTGTCTGTGATGTTTGATAGAAGTGCTAAAAAAAAAGAACCAGAGTTGCTCCATGAATGTGGATACTGTATATGACCTAATTATCATGTCATTTTCACTTATTTCTGttgcctctttttctctcctgctGCTTGTCGACATTTAAGAATAGAAGTGCGAGATGCTACAAGTATCACTTTTAAATACCCTGCTTttctgtaaagagagagagaaaagaaagagagagagagaggggaggaagaagagagagagaggggaggaagaaagagagagagaggggaggaagaaagagagagagaggggaggaagaaagagagagcgagagaatggagagaagagagagagagagagagagagagagggagagaggaggaagagatggagtggagagagggagaggagagagagaagagggagagagacagagagagagaagagagagagaggaagagagagagagggagagagagaagagggagagagacagagagagaacaccccATAAAGGCCTGAAGAGAAaagcttgttttttttttacagaagctCTACGTTGTCCTGTTTATTGTGCTTCCATGTCAGCAGCTATTCTGAGCATCTCATTCAGACTGGGTCTTGTGTTGGGGCCACAGATAATTAGATCAGTACTATCACTTTCACTGTCCCCTTTTTTCCGTCTGCACGAATTTACATGAGAATAACAGTTTCTCGATGGACCCTTCTTCTTTCAAAGAGCTcagaacctctctctccctcctctccgtctcccagcTCTAAATGATTCACTGCCTTAAAATGCACTTTCAAGAAAAGGGAAAAATAAAGAATCCATTCTTGGGAATTCTGTTGCAAGGACCAAAAACAGCTATACCAACTGAGCCTCAGACCAGGCTGAGAGGAGAGAGCTCGGAGAGGCTGTAAAATGCAATAACATAAGCCAGATCTCCAACATTATTTCATAAAAGCACAAATGatttaaaggggcagtgcagttaaaaaataaaatgttataattatatttccacactatgaggtgaAATAACACTCTGAAATTGTAAAAGTGATGATAgtgcctttttttgttgttgttgtaagtgctgttttaaaaaatatgcctggaatttcagcctgttcaaGTGGGATGGAATTTTTTGGCCCACATCATGACGTTTCTATGTGATCTGTTTATAACAGACCAATGACTGTTCTTCTGGGTAAGTGGGTGGGCTCTAGACCATCCTATCAGCCAATCAAGGCAGTGTATGTAAATATCTTCTAATTAGTTTCTATTttcattcaacacacacacaatgatgtaTTAGACTTAGATTCATGATTTAAATATACAATTACAAAGACTGCACTGGGGCTTTAATATAAATGAGTGTatctttaatagaaaatgattgATTTCTAAACACGCCCGTTAAAAGAAAACTGCTTTTAGGCTTGTTAATGATGTGAGacacattttgtattttttttacttcaaATAGGGTCcatctctttatttttactgtggaACTATCTATCTTCAATCCAACCCTATGTATTCTTCCGTCTCTCACAAGCCCTGATACTATTTCCTCCTTTCAGCTTTTTCACTTAAATCAGGATCAAGCTTTGGCACAGTGAAACTCCCAGGGCAGACCTAGAACCCATACTGCACCTCTCAGTGTGTTCTGGCTATTCGCTATTCACCGTTAGCCAAGAGACTTCCTGTAAACGTATTATTGTTTACAGCGGTAAGCAGAAGCACTAAAGCACTAGCAGGAACAGCAAGCAGTTTCATACCAGGGCTGTATTTCTTAAGGTCAACATTTCTTCTGGCACACTGAGCTTGAACCACCACTTTATTTCCCCTTTAATTTAACAGCTCCGCCAGCTTTTCCAGTTAAATCGACTGTTCATTATTGAGGGGGGCTATTTTACTGTGGGGTTGTGAGGTGCACTTTAATGAATCCCTGGCACAAAGCTCCCTTTCAGAGGCTGGGGGAGAATAGAGGCTCTTTAGATCCTGTAGGGCTGTATGTCAAAGACCAGCTATAATAGTTGTCAGGACCGAGCAAAAATTCCCACTGCTCTGGGAATTCACCGACATGACCATGCACCAACAAGAAATCAACTTCCAACTTTAGTTCCATGAGCAGACTAATACATGGAACAAGCAGGAAGATAATCTTAAACAGTAGAGTTATATTTGGGGAATTGATCCCAGATACTATAAAGATACATGTTTTGGGCACCAGGATTAGTTATAATTGATCCAAGATGCTATAGAGGTACCTGTTTTGGGCAGCATGATTTTCCCATGGAGAAAAGGCCTTTCTGGAAAGATAATAGTAAACTGTAGGGTCTTGATGACATAGTTTGGTGTGTTCTCGGTGTGGGATGAGATGGTAAAGAAATAGCAAGTCCTGCGTGTAAATCCAACAATCAAGCTGGTATGAATAAAGACATGGAAATAAtgcgaatatatatatatatatatttttttgttaagaGCACAAGATAAATAATATCTACATAACACTGGGacaatggtttaaaaaaaaaaatcttttaaattgaACTAACTATTATAAAACAACATAAAACCTAATTTCCAAAGAATTACATTGCTCTAAAGTGATATTCTAGTTTCACCTCCATAGTAGCCTAACATATTCTAATTTCATAAGACCGGTTTGGGTTCACAGCACACATAAACAGTGAAAGGACGAGGAAGAGGAATCCAACCAACCCTACCACTGGCTATTGTCTTGAGACACAGCGGGGAAGCTCAGACAAATCTCTCTTAGTTGCAGGTGGTCAGGCGTAAGCAAAGAGTTAAGTCCCCGGGGTCTCTCTGCCCCTCCCCTTTGATGTTCTGACATCATCTAGCCCCGCCCCCTgaaagatctctctctctctctctctctctctctccgtcagatTTGCTTtccacaaacaacaagtgtctGTTCCCTCAGTtcagtctctgttctgttctgctgtggaGTGGaaaagtggagaggagaggagtggaattCACAGGAGCTGCATGTCCAGCCTCACAACTAGCTTAAGGACCAAGGGTTTGGACCAACCCTATGAGCAAAAGACGCTAAAAAGACGCTTAAAATACGTATTTTTGGTTGAAAAGACGTTGAGAATACATATTCTCAACCACTTTTGCTCACTGGGAAGCTACCCTGGGACTAGCTCTCTTGTGACAGTCTGAAATCGAATATCTGATTTGCTTCTTGGAGGTGTCAACATTACCCAGACACGGGACAAGAAGACGTGCTGTGACGAGGAAGAGGCTCTTTTATATTTAGGACTAGCAGCAGTAGCCGTGAGCAACAACAGCGAATGCTGAGGGCGAGGCCGCTGAGGCCGCAGTGTTTAGAAACAGAATAGCAATGGCTGTTCAAACTGCAATCATGAACTCTCCGTTCATAAACTTCTGTTTCCCTGGGTCGGTCATGATGGAGTACGACATGGATCAGAGCCTGGACGGGAGTCCTctggaggagagtgaggagagaggagaatacaGAGAAACCACCAGGAATCTGCTCAGCTTCATAGACTCAGCCTCCAGCAATATCAAACTGGCTCTGGACAAGCCAGTCAAATCCAAAAGGAAAGTCAACCACCGCAAATACCTACAGAAGCAGATCAAGAGATGTACAGGTTTCATCAGTCCAACAGGGAACCCAGTAGCAGCTCCAGGAGCAGGTGTCAACAAGAGAAAAGGCTCTGGCTTTCCCACCCAGACTCAGCCTCAGACTCAGCCTCAGACTCAGCCTCAGACCCAGCCCGGCCCATTCCAGCAAAGCAAACCCGTCCACAAGCGCGACGGATTACAGGCTAACCTCCAGACCAAGAGCCTGGCTGCCCTTTTTAACTCCGTCAAGGAGCCTGTCAGGGGGGAGAGAGCCAAGAAGCCTCCACTGAGGCACCGTAACCTTCCCCCATCCTTTTTCACTGAGCcggacaacaccaccaccaccaccacctcccgaGTCACGTCCACCTCGGGCATGTTCCTGGGTGATCTGGAACGGGGAGGAGGGAACCCGGACTTCTTTGACCTGCTGGGGCCGGACTACAGTAACATGCTCAGTGACCAGGATGTGTTTCAGAATCGCGGCCTACCCAGTAGGATCATCGACCAAGACATGTTTCAGAATCGTGGCCTGCCCAGTAGGATCCTCCAGCACCAGCAGACTCAGGACATAACAGACCAAGTCTCGCCCTACGACCCTCACCATCTAGTGGGAGGATTCTTGTATACAGAGCCTTGGAGTACCTCTTCTCCTAATAAGAAGGCAGGGGAGGGCGTACGGACGGGCCCAGGACCACAGACACCCCTGTACTGCCAAGCAGGAGAGGGCGTACGGACGGGCCCAGGACCACAGACACCCCTGTACTGCCAGGCAGGGGAGGGCGTACGGACGGGCCCAGGAACACAGACACCCCTGTACTGCCAGGCAGGAGAGGGCGTACGGACGGGCCCAGGACCACAGACACCCCTGTACTGCCAGGCAGGGGAGGGCGTACAGACGGGCCCAGGAACACAGACACCCCTGTACTGTCACTCTGTGTCTGATTCCTCTGTGACAGGGTCTACAGAGGATAGTAACTCACTGTGTACTCTGACCTTCCCCAACTTCTTCCCAGACTGCTCCGTGTCTCAGGTGTCATACGGTCTGAGTAATGGCGGTTACAACACAAGGGATTTCTCTTCTCTCTGATAACACACATCCATTATTGCTTCCCTGTCTGGGACTACAGGTTGAGTAGCTGTGGTCCAAGTTGTTAGTGTGGCTACAGATTGACATACTGTCTAATCCAATCTAATTGTATTTTGTCACGTACATATTTTCCAGCAGGTATAAATGGTGCAGTGAAATACTTATGTGTTAGCTCCTTTCGACAACGCAGAACGTTTAATCAATAAATCGGTAATAACAAGTAGTAGAAGTAATAGACGAGGTAGTATGCATATTGATAATGTGGGTATTTACAAATATAAAGTGGGTAGTGGAATTAATGGTATATAATAAAACAGTAGCATtgattgtgtagtgtgtgtgtctgtgtgtgtgtgtgtgtttgtgtgtgtgtgtgtgtggacatggagccacaagaatagtaaagaaattaaaaagttgaccaactggggacattttgccggtccccacaaggaaaaaggatATTTCTAGGGTTAGAATTAAGCTTagtggtttaggggttaggtttaaggttatgttttgaggttagggtaaagtttagggttagggaaaatatgattttgaatgggaataaattgtgtctctcccaacaacaaaaaaaggttaGTAAAAcaagactgtttgtttgtttgtttgtttgtttgtttgtgtgttgtttgtttgtgtgtgtgtttgtttgtgtgtgtgtttgtttgtttgtttgtttgtttgtgtgtgtgtttgtttgtttgtttgtttgtttgtgtgtttgtttgtgtgtgtgtttgtttgtttgtgtgtttgtttgtgtgtgtttgtttgtgtgtgtgtttgtttgtttgtttgtttgtttgtttgtttgtttgtgtgtgtgtttgtttgtgtgtgtgtttgtttgtttgtgtgtgtgtttgtttgtttgtttgtgtgtttgtttgtttgtgtgtgtgtttgtttgtttgtgtgtgtttgtttgtttgtgtgtttgtttgtttgtttgtttgtttgtgtgtttgtgtgtttgtttgtttgtttgtgtgtttgtgtgtgtgtttgtttgtgtgtgtgtttgtttgcttgtgtgtttgtgtgtttgtttgtgtgtgtgtgtgtgtgtgtgtgtgtttgtttgtttgtgtgtgtttgtttgtttgtttgtgtgtttgtttgcttgtgtgtttgtttgtgtgtgtttgtttgtttgtgtgtttgtttgtttgtttgtttgtgtgtgtttgtttgtgtgtgtgtgtttgtttgtgtgtgtgtttgtttgtttgtttgtgtgtttgtttgtgtgtgtgtttgtttgtttgtgtgtgtttgtttgtttgtttgtgtgtgtgtttgtttgtgtgtttgtttgtttgtgtgttttgtgtgtgtgtaagggttgAATGTGTTGATAGTCAGTGaatatagtctctaaggtgcagatcTGTACAGGGAGACAGCTAGGTTTAActtttcagcagtctgatggcctggtggtagaagctgtctccGATACCGTTTGTCAAATGGTAACCGAGTAAACAGTCCTTGGCGATCTTTCAGTGTGGTGAATAAGAATAATGTATAGATTTGGTTTTCTCATGTACTCTAATGCTCGTAAAACTGAAAGCTAATTCACCCCTAATGAAAAAAAACGTTGTATTGCTACCCATGCCAGTCAATTTCAATAtgtgttttgatttgatttaattcatGCTCACAGTGGACAACAATGCAGAGTGATGTCAAGACGATACTTTAAAAAACACCAGATATTACATTTAACTAAAATATTCCAAAATGCTAAGAATCCAGTTGAAAAGTCACCTCTGATTATGGAACAGTGCCACAAGCCCttgaaaatgttatacattttgtAATTATTACAAAGTCTCCTGGATCTTAACTTGAATCGGTCTAAAGGTGGTTGAGAAGTGTTCTGACATTTTGTTCAAAGCCGATTAATTTTCTTTTGAGGTTCAAGATGACCATCACCAGGTAGTCTACAGTATTCAAACCTCTGGTTGTATTTACCATCACCAGGTAGTCTACAGTATTCAAACCTCTGGTTTTATTTACCATCACCAGGTAGTCTACAGTATTCAAACCTCTGGTTTTATTTACCACCACCAGGTAGTCTACAGTATTCAAACCTCTGGTTTTATTTACCATCACCAGGTAGTCTACAGTATTCAAACCTCCTGTTTTATTTACCACCACCAGGTAGTCTACAGTATTCAAACCTCCTGTTTTATTTACCATCACCAGGTAGTCTACAGTATTCAAACCTCCTGTTTTATTTACCATCACCAGGTAGTCTACAGTATTCAAACCTCTGGTTTTATTTACCATCACCAGGTAGTCTACAGTATTCAAACCTCTGGTTTTATTTACCACCACCAGGTAGTCTACAGTATTCAAACCTCTGGTTTTATTTACCATCACCAGGTAGTCTACAGTATTCAAACCTCTGGTTTTATTTACCATCACCAGGTAGTCTACAGTATTCAAACCTCTGGTTTTATTTACCATCACCAGGTAGTCTACAGTATTCAAACCTCTTGTTGTATTTACCATCACCAGGTAGTCTACAGTATTCAAACCTGCTGTTTTATTTACCATCACCAGGTAGTCTACAGTATTCATTCCAAATACTGTGATTTCTCAGTCATGCATGGATTAAACACGGACTGTGTTTaggacaacaaacaaaaaaaccacAGCAACATTTCAAATGCCCTTCAATTACACCATAACAAAATGATGAAACAATATAAGGTGACTTCTATCTTCCAAGCTGTCATTGGTTTAAGTGAGAGAAAGGTATGGTAGCTATGTGGCATGCTCGATTCTGCTAGACCCCTCAACGGTCCCCCCTCATTGGTACAGTAACTCTGCCTAGTTGTTTTCTGTGTTGCAGACAGACTAGTGTGCGAGTTGAGTGGTTAGCTAATAGGTTGAATTAGTCAACACTGTGAATATACCGTGAACTGTTGAAAAACTAGAATCACTACATTTCTTAATGAAAACAGAAAGATGTTATATACAAGatgtccccccaaaaaatactgtattctgataATGACAAAATAAAGCTGGTCTTTATTACTATTATCACCTTATCAGAACTGTCCTTTTATTGATTTCTACATTATTTGGTGTCAGAACAAATTTAGTTAATTGAGCAAAAAACAGTGTATctgtgaataaaataaaatacgatAGAAAGATTttgaaaaacaca comes from Salmo salar chromosome ssa20, Ssal_v3.1, whole genome shotgun sequence and encodes:
- the fam181b gene encoding protein FAM181B → MAVQTAIMNSPFINFCFPGSVMMEYDMDQSLDGSPLEESEERGEYRETTRNLLSFIDSASSNIKLALDKPVKSKRKVNHRKYLQKQIKRCTGFISPTGNPVAAPGAGVNKRKGSGFPTQTQPQTQPQTQPQTQPGPFQQSKPVHKRDGLQANLQTKSLAALFNSVKEPVRGERAKKPPLRHRNLPPSFFTEPDNTTTTTTSRVTSTSGMFLGDLERGGGNPDFFDLLGPDYSNMLSDQDVFQNRGLPSRIIDQDMFQNRGLPSRILQHQQTQDITDQVSPYDPHHLVGGFLYTEPWSTSSPNKKAGEGVRTGPGPQTPLYCQAGEGVRTGPGPQTPLYCQAGEGVRTGPGTQTPLYCQAGEGVRTGPGPQTPLYCQAGEGVQTGPGTQTPLYCHSVSDSSVTGSTEDSNSLCTLTFPNFFPDCSVSQVSYGLSNGGYNTRDFSSL